In one Myxocyprinus asiaticus isolate MX2 ecotype Aquarium Trade chromosome 29, UBuf_Myxa_2, whole genome shotgun sequence genomic region, the following are encoded:
- the rprm3 gene encoding reprimo, TP53 dependent G2 arrest mediator homolog 3, translating into MNVSHGIFNRTISTAKNPLESVRGCCNFSVITSDGFGAPLQEERDQFIMRLVQIAVLCVLSLTVIFGIFFLGCNLLIKSESMINLLVEDRRPSKDAEIIMIAA; encoded by the coding sequence ATGAATGTCTCACACGGAATATTTAACCGGACCATCTCTACAGCCAAGAATCCCTTGGAAAGCGTGCGAGGATGCTGCAACTTCTCGGTGATCACGAGCGACGGCTTCGGCGCGCCGCTGCAGGAGGAACGCGACCAGTTCATCATGCGTCTGGTGCAAATAGCGGTTCTCTGTGTGCTCTCACTGACTGTCATTTTCGGCATCTTTTTCCTCGGCTGCAATCTGCTCATTAAGTCCGAGAGTATGATAAACCTGCTGGTGGAGGACCGCAGACCTTCAAAAGATGCGGAAATTATCATGATCGCTGCATGA
- the zgc:56699 gene encoding gametocyte-specific factor 1 isoform X1, whose protein sequence is MSTIRFGSSVGLSGVNSEDPEHSWKEEPGNEVLDDASDPNRLVQCPYDRNHQIRASRFPFHVLKCRKNHPRLASEMKTCPFNARHLIPKHEFSHHVANCEDKRSLTAEEGNIEVLKKFQVPVNTWTNPSPNEDWETEADDDAATFVWGEANNQLAQNKKCSAKFHICGHHVYQQADTRKMNGIFKVAYQTKQETTLYNQT, encoded by the exons ATGTCTACTATTAGATTCGGGAGTAGTGTCGGGCTGTCTGGCGTCAACTCTGAAGATCCAGAGCACAGCTGGAAGGAAGAGCCAG GAAATGAAGTCCTGGATGATGCCAGTGACCCCAACAGGCTTGTGCAGTGCCCATATGACAGAAATCACCAGATCAGGGCCTCTCGTTTCCCTTTTCATGTTCTCAAGTGCAGGAAG AACCACCCCAGATTGGCCAGTGAAATGAAGACCTGCCCCTTCAATGCCAGGCACTTGATTCCAAAGCACGAGTTTTCACATCACGTAGCAAACTGTGAGGACAAGAGGTCACTGACTGCTGAAGAAG GGAATATAGAGGTGCTTAAGAAGTTCCAGGTGCCTGTTAATACCTGGACAAACCCTTCACCCAATGAGGACTGGGAAACAG AGGCTGatgatgatgctgccacctttgtTTGGGGTGAAGCCAACAATCAGCTTGCCCAAAACAA GAAATGCAGTGCCAagttccacatatgtggacatcatgtttatcagcaggCTGACACTagaaaaatgaatggaatttttaaagtggcatatcaaacaaaacaagagactactctttacaaccaaacatga
- the zgc:56699 gene encoding gametocyte-specific factor 1 isoform X2: MSTIRFGSSVGLSGVNSEDPEHSWKEEPGNEVLDDASDPNRLVQCPYDRNHQIRASRFPFHVLKCRKNHPRLASEMKTCPFNARHLIPKHEFSHHVANCEDKRSLTAEEGNIEVLKKFQVPVNTWTNPSPNEDWETEADDDAATFVWGEANNQLAQNKPEPSTTISLSDGLRAPRTLPWKL, translated from the exons ATGTCTACTATTAGATTCGGGAGTAGTGTCGGGCTGTCTGGCGTCAACTCTGAAGATCCAGAGCACAGCTGGAAGGAAGAGCCAG GAAATGAAGTCCTGGATGATGCCAGTGACCCCAACAGGCTTGTGCAGTGCCCATATGACAGAAATCACCAGATCAGGGCCTCTCGTTTCCCTTTTCATGTTCTCAAGTGCAGGAAG AACCACCCCAGATTGGCCAGTGAAATGAAGACCTGCCCCTTCAATGCCAGGCACTTGATTCCAAAGCACGAGTTTTCACATCACGTAGCAAACTGTGAGGACAAGAGGTCACTGACTGCTGAAGAAG GGAATATAGAGGTGCTTAAGAAGTTCCAGGTGCCTGTTAATACCTGGACAAACCCTTCACCCAATGAGGACTGGGAAACAG AGGCTGatgatgatgctgccacctttgtTTGGGGTGAAGCCAACAATCAGCTTGCCCAAAACAA GCCAGAGCCATCTACCACTATCAGTTTATCGGATGGATTGCGGGCACCTCGAACTCTTCCATGGAAACTCTAA
- the LOC127420453 gene encoding LETM1 domain-containing protein 1-like isoform X1, with amino-acid sequence MAVSCTGVCRGVSVVVLYGIRPVGVKACLSTPSLASRQSSLWFVRHYSPSQARHGIGRSIVSRLKWANEKYERFLQRRFPRFYVLYHTFMRGFRLLFQDAQEVRRIKTRMLTDNKDHLTLPYHEMEKLRQFRRDMIKAIPLVIISIPPFANYLVFILMYLYPRQLLIRHFWTPQQLVEFQGVYHTQRAHHHWAIVKGLERTATSVQDSRLKSHLMELCSKVRSGVHPVVSDVHAVRTLFSGPPLGVRRMYADQMRQLCPLLFLTPRLPAFLISRRLNRHALELMQLDRAIVRLGLHQLNDVELREACYARGLNTDRLSPGQCREWLTQWLQFSTHLKESETSLYLHCMVLLTVNYPKHPHH; translated from the exons ATGGCGGTGTCCTGTACAGGGGTATGCCGCGGGGTTTCAGTGGTCGTACTGTATGGAATACGACCTGTCGGGGTCAAAGCATGTCTCAGCACACCTAGTCTGGCGTCCAGACAATCAAG tttgTGGTTTGTTAGGCACTATTCACCTTCACAAGCAAGGCATGGGATTGGTCGAAGCATCGTGTCCAGACTCAAGTGGGCCAATGAGAAGTATGAACGATTCCTGCAGCGGCGCTTTCCTCGCTTTTATGTTCTCTATCACACCTTTATGAGAG GGTTTCGGCTGTTGTTTCAAGACGCTCAAGAAGTGAGAAGAATCAAGACCCGAATGCTCACCGATAACAAAGACCACCTGACACTGCCTTATCATGAGATGGAGAAACTCAGGCAG TTCCGCAGGGACATGATCAAAGCAATTCCCTTGGTCATCATATCAATACCTCCTTTTGCCAACTATTTGGTCTTTATCTTAAT GTACCTCTATCCTCGCCAACTCCTGATCCGGCACTTCTGGACCCCACAGCAGCTTGTGGAGTTTCAGGGAGTCTATCATACTCAGAGGGCACACCACCACTGGGCTATAGTCAAAGGACTGGAGAGGACAGCAACTTCTGTCCAAGATAGCCGACTTAAAAGCCACCTTATGGAGCTCTGTAGTAAG gTTCGAAGTGGTGTTCATCCTGTGGTGTCTGATGTCCATGCAGTGAGAACATTGTTCTCTGGACCTCCCTTAGGTGTGAGGAGAATGTATGCAGATCAGATG agaCAACTCTGTCCATTGCTCTTCCTGACACCACGCCTCCCAGCTTTCTTGATTAGTCGACGCTTGAATAGACACGCCTTAGAACTCATGCAGCTTGACCGTGCCATTGTTCGATTAGGCTTGCACCAGTTAAATGATGTAGAGCTCagagag GCATGTTATGCGAGAGGGCTGAATACAGACCGTCTGAGTCCGGGACAGTGCCGGGAATGGCTCACACAGTGGTTGCAGTTCTCAACACATCTCAAAG AGTCTGAGACCTCCCTCTATCTGCACTGTATGGTACTGCTCACCGTAAACTACCCCAAACACCCACATCACTGA
- the LOC127420453 gene encoding LETM1 domain-containing protein 1-like isoform X2, with protein sequence MEYDLSGSKHVSAHLVWRPDNQGFRLLFQDAQEVRRIKTRMLTDNKDHLTLPYHEMEKLRQFRRDMIKAIPLVIISIPPFANYLVFILMYLYPRQLLIRHFWTPQQLVEFQGVYHTQRAHHHWAIVKGLERTATSVQDSRLKSHLMELCSKVRSGVHPVVSDVHAVRTLFSGPPLGVRRMYADQMRQLCPLLFLTPRLPAFLISRRLNRHALELMQLDRAIVRLGLHQLNDVELREACYARGLNTDRLSPGQCREWLTQWLQFSTHLKESETSLYLHCMVLLTVNYPKHPHH encoded by the exons ATGGAATACGACCTGTCGGGGTCAAAGCATGTCTCAGCACACCTAGTCTGGCGTCCAGACAATCAAG GGTTTCGGCTGTTGTTTCAAGACGCTCAAGAAGTGAGAAGAATCAAGACCCGAATGCTCACCGATAACAAAGACCACCTGACACTGCCTTATCATGAGATGGAGAAACTCAGGCAG TTCCGCAGGGACATGATCAAAGCAATTCCCTTGGTCATCATATCAATACCTCCTTTTGCCAACTATTTGGTCTTTATCTTAAT GTACCTCTATCCTCGCCAACTCCTGATCCGGCACTTCTGGACCCCACAGCAGCTTGTGGAGTTTCAGGGAGTCTATCATACTCAGAGGGCACACCACCACTGGGCTATAGTCAAAGGACTGGAGAGGACAGCAACTTCTGTCCAAGATAGCCGACTTAAAAGCCACCTTATGGAGCTCTGTAGTAAG gTTCGAAGTGGTGTTCATCCTGTGGTGTCTGATGTCCATGCAGTGAGAACATTGTTCTCTGGACCTCCCTTAGGTGTGAGGAGAATGTATGCAGATCAGATG agaCAACTCTGTCCATTGCTCTTCCTGACACCACGCCTCCCAGCTTTCTTGATTAGTCGACGCTTGAATAGACACGCCTTAGAACTCATGCAGCTTGACCGTGCCATTGTTCGATTAGGCTTGCACCAGTTAAATGATGTAGAGCTCagagag GCATGTTATGCGAGAGGGCTGAATACAGACCGTCTGAGTCCGGGACAGTGCCGGGAATGGCTCACACAGTGGTTGCAGTTCTCAACACATCTCAAAG AGTCTGAGACCTCCCTCTATCTGCACTGTATGGTACTGCTCACCGTAAACTACCCCAAACACCCACATCACTGA